The Arachis duranensis cultivar V14167 chromosome 2, aradu.V14167.gnm2.J7QH, whole genome shotgun sequence genome has a window encoding:
- the LOC107475029 gene encoding 2-(3-amino-3-carboxypropyl)histidine synthase subunit 1-like, whose product MEVEQAKPKPTPKRFVKNQIPDSILNDAALNAAIFVLPHNYNFEVHKCVWRVLSTSAKRVVLQFPEGLLIYSLPLSNILTAFAAGDRCYVLGDVTYGACCVDDFSAAALSADLLIHYGHSCLVPIDSTTIPCLYVFVDIKIDVSHLVDTFKLNLESRAKNLVLAGTIQFASAIRAAKPELEKSGFSVLVPQSKPLSAGEVLGCTAPKVSLMDSFSENHENSVLVFVADGRFHLEKVVKMLVCGEDENGNGKSDFGGEYPMDYYSQDGGEWNSSYVKKSSRPIRRISVSSVATSAISQQS is encoded by the exons ATGGAGGTGGAGCAAGCTAAGCCAAAGCCAACGCCGAAACGGTTTGTGAAGAACCAAATCCCCGATTCCATCCTCAATGACGCGGCACTCAACGCCGCAATCTTCGTTCTCCCTCACAACTACAACTTCGAGGTCCACAAATGTGTTTGGCGTGTTCTTTCCACCAGCGCCAAGCGCGTTGTCCTTCAGTTCCCCGAGGGCCTCCTCATATACTCCCTCCCTCTCTCCAACATCCTCACTGCCTTCGCCGCCGGCGACCGCTGCTACGTTCTCGGTGACGTCACCTACGGTGCTTGTTGTGTCGACGACTTCTCCGCCGCTGCGCTTTCTGCCGACCTCCTCATCCACTACGGCCACAGCTGCCTTGTCCCCATCGATTCCACCACCATCCCCTGTCTATACGTCTTCGTCGACATCAAAATCGACGTTTCCCATTTGGTTGATACCTTTAAATTGAACCTCGAATCTCGCGCCAAGAACCTTGTATTAGCCGGTACTATTCAGTTTGCATCTGCAATTAGGGCTGCGAAGCCGGAATTGGAGAAAtcagggtttagtgttttggtaCCGCAGTCCAAGCCTCTTTCAGCCGGTGAGGTTCTTGGCTGCACTGCTCCCAAGGTTTCATTAATGGATTCGTTTAGTGAGAATCATGAGAATAGCGTTTTGGTATTTGTAGCTGATGGAAGGTTTCATCTTGAGAAGGTTGTGAAGATGTTGGT CTGTGGAGAAGATGAAAATGGAAATGGAAAGAGCGATTTTGGTGGTGAATATCCAATGGACTATTATTCTCAAGATGGTGGGGAGTGGAATTCCTCTTATGTGAAGAAGTCCTCTCGTCCTATAAGGAGAATTTCTGTATCTTCGGTTGCTACTAGTGCCATTTCTCAGCAATCTTAA